One stretch of Narcine bancroftii isolate sNarBan1 chromosome 8, sNarBan1.hap1, whole genome shotgun sequence DNA includes these proteins:
- the gcna gene encoding germ cell nuclear acidic protein, whose product MTSSVGRLDRRHNSNFHLAVSGSSSSTGSGFVQPLGRGIRTEAAADHSVGMDETSRLFQCLADRLGWSKYDDLDVLEMELQQKIDESKKQQDPCEYITKSTESQNTCDSCVCKLLPSSSEDEVESCSKVTLNNRQKKHGKCVATRKIVEYPQINSGSEAVSDSSDDIFELSLTHKKILNSDFTVKGAPRLQNKRSDNTLLLSTDSSGDEDFEKFLTLVKKPYLKSQKYRSSKKNDNCLQDFIVSDSSLDELDIKAIMDSERNADSELHEPARTFTRAQICSTYPRARTTSMSNSSADFRIKNTQRSPTPEERTNKSELPISPTWVKKPLRSNGNSLYYSVHSRRLTQISNSSDASSDEFESLIERIKCKTSAATSSKLNEKRMAVTEPVKQKTRSRIRGIKHKPEDKSVVPVFVQTTNPKKSVPSDSSSVSHIPDFKPSSLSKPQSQCGVRRLCTTPGCFLQDLLLSSSKYVKKFKENREELTQELYDLYNKTVFQQKLPKKLEITWNKKMRKTAGYCVTGQKRDDALQRYARIELSEKVCDSAERLRDTLIHELCHAATWLINNVRDGHGPIWKFYAQKSILIHPELPIVKRCHTYEINYKYNYQCSRCKTMIGRHSKSLDTQRVVCAICLGPLELLNSMKYSTPAKRQLAPFAQFVKENYSSTKKENKGLKHAEVMQKLSVDFGKKAQI is encoded by the exons ATGACGTCTTCCGTCGGGCGCCTCGATCGGCGCCACAATTCAAACTTCCACCTCGCCGTTTCCGGATCCAGCTCCAGCACCGGCTCCGGCTTCGTTCAACCTCTGGGGCGGGGTATTCGGACCGAAGCAGCGG CTGACCATTCAGTTGGAATGGATGAAACCAGCAGATTGTTCCAGTGCCTAGCTGATCGACTTGGATGGTCTAAATATGATGATCTGGATGTTCTTGAAATGGAG CTTCAGCAAAAAATCGATGAATCCAAGAAGCAGCAAGATCCTTGTGAATACATTACAAAATCTACGGAGAGCCAAAATACTTGTGATTCATGTGTTTGCAAGCTGCTACCCTCCAGCTCAGAGGATGAGGTTGAATCATGCTCAAAAGTTACTCTGAATAATAGACAAAAAAAACATGGTAAATGCGTAGCAACAAGGAAAATAGTTGAATATCCTCAAATCAACAGTGGAAGTGAAGCTGTCTCAGACTCCAGTGATGACATTTTTGAGCTTT CTTTAACCCATAAGAAGATTTTAAATTCAGACTTCACTGTAAAAGGTGCCCCAAGATTGCAGAATAAAAG ATCTGACAATACCCTTCTACTGAGCACTGATTCCAGTGGTGATGAAGATTTTGAGAAAT TTCTTACATTGGTAAAGAAACCATATTTGAAATCACAGAAGTACAGATCTTCAAAGAAAAATGATAACTG CCTTCAAGATTTTATAGTGAGTGACTCCTCTCTGGATGAATTGGATATAAAGGCAATTATGGATTCTGAACGTAATGCTGATTCTG AACTGCATGAACCAGCAAGAACATTTACCAGGGCGCAAATATGTAGTACATATCCTAGAGCAAGAACAACATCAATGTCGAACAGCTCAGCTGATTTTCGCATTAAAAATACACAGAGAAGTCCAACTCCAGAAGAACGGACAAATAAATCTGAGCTGCCCATTTCTCCCACTTGGGTGAAAAAGCCTCTGAGATCAAATGGTAATTCCTTGTACTACTCCGTGCACTCCAGGAGATTGACTCAAATCTCAAATTCGTCAGATGCATCCAGTGATGAGTTTGAGTCTTTAATTGAAAGAATAAAGTGCAAAACTTCAGCTGCAACTTCCAGTAAATTGAATGAAAAGAGAATGGCTGTTACAG AACCAGTGAAACAAAAAACAAGAAGTAGAATTCGGGGAATTAAACACAAACCTGAAGACAAAAGTGTTGTACCGGTCTTTGTCCAGACAACTAATCCAAAAAAAAGTGTTCCATCTGACTCCAGTTCAGTGAGCCACATACCAGACTTTAAACCTTCAAGTCTTTCTAAGCCACAATCCCAGTGTGGAGTTCGGCGACT CTGCACAACACCTGGATGTTTCCTTCAGGATTTGCTTCTGAGTTCATCAAAATATGTAAAAAAATTCAAGGAGAATCGGGAGGAATTGACACAAGAGCTCTATGATTTGTATAATAAGACTGTCTTTCAACAGAAG CTTCCAAAGAAATTGGAAATCACGTGGAATAAAAAAATGCGGAAAACGGCTGGATATTGCGTTACTGGGCAGAAGCGGGATGATGCTTTGCAACGCTATGCTAGAATTGAATTATCAGAGAAAGTGTGTGATTCAGCTG AACGTCTGAGGGATACACTAATTCATGAACTGTGCCATGCTGCTACCTGGCTTATTAATAATGTTCGTGATGGGCATGGACCAATATGGAAATTTTATGCACAGAAGTCAATATTGATCCATCCTGAGTTACCGATAGTAAAACGGTGTCATACTTATGAAATAAATTACAAATACAACTACCAGTGTAGCAGGTGTAAAACTAT GATTGGACGACACTCTAAGTCACTGGACACCCAGCGAGTTGTTTGCGCCATTTGTTTGGGACCTCTGGAGTTGTTGAATTCTATGAAGTACAGCACGCCTGCAAAAAGGCAGCTTGCACCATTTGCTCAGTTTGTGAAAGAAAACTATAGTTCAACCAAGAAGGAAAATAAAGGACTTAAACATGCTGAGGTTATGCAGAAATTAAGTGTAGACTTTGGTAAAAAGGCACAGATATGA